From a single Cytophagales bacterium WSM2-2 genomic region:
- a CDS encoding GMC family oxidoreductase yields MKDLQINIQGQGKNSYDAIVIGSGISGGWAAKELTEKGLKVLLLERGRNIEHIKDYVNASKERWEFPHRGQRTQQMINDYPVLKRDYALDETVLDFWVKDKECPYTEVKRFDWYRGYHVGGRSLMWGRQSYRLNKWDFEANAREGIAVDWPIRYDDIAPWYSYVEKFAGIQGNRDGLEVLPDGEFMPAMELNCAEKEVKKRMEAYYRGARHLIIGRSANLTQPHQGRTNCQYRNRCWRGCPFGGYFSTQSATLPAAMKTGNLTLRPFSIVTQILYDKDKRKASGVQIMDAETNQTYEFNSKIVFVCASTFNSAWVLMNSATDIWPEGLGSSSGELGHNIMDHHFRAGATGTVVGFSDKYEYGRRPTGTYVPRFRNIYNDKRDYIRGFGYQGGASRGRSVEVAEFMIGENLKNALSVPSDDWNINFLGFGEMLPYHENKITLDKNTKDKWGLPVLSFDVEIKENEKRMRVDMTNDAKEMLEASGVKDVKGYDHGYAAGMGIHEMGTARMGRDPKTSVLNGKNQVWDAPNVFVTDGACMTSSSCVNPSLTYMALTARAADFAASELRKGNL; encoded by the coding sequence GTGAAGGATCTACAAATTAATATACAAGGACAAGGCAAAAACTCGTACGATGCTATCGTGATTGGCTCGGGAATCAGTGGGGGATGGGCAGCAAAAGAATTGACTGAGAAAGGTCTTAAAGTATTACTGCTCGAACGCGGGCGTAATATTGAGCACATTAAAGATTATGTCAACGCATCAAAGGAGAGGTGGGAGTTTCCGCACCGGGGACAACGAACACAGCAAATGATCAATGACTATCCCGTATTGAAAAGAGACTATGCGCTGGACGAAACTGTTTTGGATTTTTGGGTAAAGGACAAGGAGTGCCCCTATACTGAAGTGAAACGTTTCGATTGGTACCGGGGATATCACGTAGGTGGTCGTTCATTGATGTGGGGGCGGCAAAGTTACCGGTTGAACAAATGGGATTTTGAAGCAAACGCCAGGGAGGGAATTGCAGTTGACTGGCCTATCCGGTATGATGACATTGCTCCCTGGTATAGTTATGTAGAGAAGTTTGCAGGCATACAGGGAAACAGGGACGGTCTCGAAGTTTTGCCCGATGGCGAGTTCATGCCAGCTATGGAATTGAATTGCGCCGAGAAGGAAGTAAAGAAAAGAATGGAAGCCTACTACAGGGGTGCACGTCATTTAATCATTGGCCGTAGTGCGAATCTTACCCAACCGCATCAAGGAAGAACCAATTGTCAGTACCGCAATCGTTGTTGGAGAGGTTGCCCTTTCGGAGGGTATTTCAGTACACAATCGGCAACGTTACCCGCAGCCATGAAAACCGGTAATCTGACATTGCGCCCGTTTTCAATCGTTACGCAAATACTCTATGATAAAGACAAAAGGAAAGCTAGTGGTGTGCAGATCATGGATGCCGAAACAAACCAAACGTATGAGTTTAATTCAAAAATTGTTTTTGTATGCGCCTCGACATTCAACTCTGCATGGGTGTTGATGAATTCAGCTACCGATATATGGCCCGAAGGTTTAGGCAGCAGCAGTGGTGAGCTGGGTCATAATATAATGGACCATCATTTCCGTGCGGGTGCAACCGGAACCGTAGTTGGTTTTAGCGATAAGTATGAATATGGCCGCAGGCCAACGGGCACTTACGTACCCCGTTTTAGAAATATCTATAATGATAAAAGAGATTACATCAGAGGTTTTGGTTATCAGGGTGGTGCAAGTCGTGGTCGCAGTGTTGAAGTGGCAGAATTTATGATCGGTGAGAATCTGAAGAATGCCTTAAGTGTTCCCTCGGATGACTGGAATATTAATTTCCTCGGCTTCGGGGAAATGTTGCCCTATCATGAAAATAAAATAACACTTGACAAGAACACGAAAGACAAATGGGGTTTGCCCGTCCTCTCATTTGACGTTGAAATAAAAGAAAACGAAAAAAGAATGCGCGTTGACATGACGAACGATGCAAAAGAAATGCTGGAAGCGAGTGGTGTAAAAGATGTTAAAGGTTATGACCATGGTTATGCTGCGGGGATGGGAATTCACGAAATGGGCACAGCACGAATGGGCCGTGATCCCAAAACATCTGTATTAAACGGCAAGAACCAGGTATGGGATGCGCCCAATGTGTTTGTAACAGACGGAGCCTGTATGACCAGTTCTTCCTGCGTAAATCCATCATTAACCTATATGGCATTGACCGCCAGAGCAGCTGATTTTGCAGCAAGCGAATTGCGAAAGGGCAATCTTTAA